One part of the Ornithodoros turicata isolate Travis chromosome 2, ASM3712646v1, whole genome shotgun sequence genome encodes these proteins:
- the LOC135384127 gene encoding uncharacterized protein LOC135384127 has protein sequence MAASPSTSRTVSQLKLRRKPTRLTKFAINALYVLTPPASSSSERSPVQKFKRIMIFFIPVLLLLGVVTYFVIKHFSGRKHYLLCDSQACSAFEVMLSRTINHHLDPCDNFYVFVCDGWNRAQLKSVYRSHLDHFLALLNENLQENVPRYGQNSHEKAAAFFQACRMAAQKNRGDTHGFRNILSESNVDWPSISEKADVLLSLARFFRILRITNLLNIENSGNALVIHGGAAEASNYKKRATVIQNSGRYQWYYETFQNATKGARTREEFMLPYSEFFQVEVAILDNLTNYTKNTSTNPPKNLHELANLTNEISYERWLRIVTEELVLPADAPVFISEDDSDYLRAFSGLLNKMEEKYIHYEVGWIMVQQCAPFINSKVLGAYVGDFDPSDIGKRADLQNLNLCLQLTETYMGWSIYEKFSEIYAPSASIKEVRKIIDDIGKVAFIRTGATEDSMGTRYVNSPLRQQLHLMTKYQDRFEGPDFLNAIFFNISDMGPFIFQNWRRVIHDFLTRGNLTLWRLVSTRFIFGLLATGEAYSLYNEAEHTYLLPPYAMMLPLYDINVMSAVKYAALGSVIASAAIAMTGSSNRSRGSVRNQSLDEHTNKQVRDAEAALEIAWEAYRKATEYAEDVRFRHLPHLSSDAMFFVATCYTLCGQPSDTYPALRCNEPLKHRPQFTRTFSCNDVQNM, from the exons ATGGCT GCCTCGCCGTCGACCAGTCGTACAGTGTCTCAACTGAAACTACGTCGGAAACCCACGCGTCTCACGAAATTCGCAATCAACGCCCTGTACGTGCTGACACCACCTGCATCGTCAAGCTCCGAACGCTCCCCGGTACAGAAGTTCAAACGCATAATGATCTTTTTCATCCCGGTACTTCTGTTGCTGGGTGTTGTAACCTATTTTGTCATCAAGCACTTCAGCGGCCGGAAACATTACCTGCTCTGCGATTCGCAAGCTTGTAGTGCGTTCGAAGTAATGCTCAGTAGGACCATCAACCACCATCTCGACCCGTGCGACAACTTCTACGTCTTCGTCTGTGATGGCTGGAACAGGGCTCAGTTGAAGTCTGTCTACCGTAGCCACCTGGACCACTTTCTTGCGCTGCTGAACGAGAACCTCCAGGAAAATGTCCCTCGTTATGGGCAGAATTCACATGAAAAGGCGGCAGCATTCTTTCAAGCGTGCAGAATGGCTGCACAGAAGAATCGTGGAGATACGCACGGCTTCAGAAATATTCTCTCTGAAAGCAACGTAGACTGGCCCAGTATCTCTGAGAAGGCGGACGTGCTCTTGTCATTGGCCAGGTTTTTCAGGATCCTTAGGATAACGAACCTTTTGAATATTGAAAACAGTGGAAATGCATTGGTCATTCATGgcggtgcagcagaagcttcCAACTACAAGAAAAGGGCCACCGTAATTCAAAACTCGGGAAGGTACCAATGGTACTACGAGACGTTTCAAAATGCGACAAAAGGTGCACGTACGAGGGAAGAATTCATGCTTCCATACTCCGAATTTTTCCAAGTCGAAGTTGCAATACTCGACAATCTCACAAACTACACGAAGAACACTAGCACGAACCCACCGAAGAACTTACATGAGCTGGCGAACCTGACGAATGAAATTTCTTACGAGCGTTGGTTAAGAATCGTGACAGAGGAGCTTGTCCTCCCTGCAGATGCCCCGGTATTTATCAGCGAGGATGACTCTGATTACCTACGAGCGTTTAGCGGACTTTTGAACAAAATGGAAGAGAAGTATATTCACTACGAAGTAGGCTGGATTATGGTTCAACAGTGTGCTCCTTTCATCAACAGCAAAGTTCTCGGCGCCTATGTGGGCGACTTTGACCCATCCGACATAGGGAAACGTGCAGATCTACAAAACCTTAACCTCTGTCTTCAACTCACAGAAACCTACATGGGGTGGTCAATCTACGAGAAGTTTTCTGAGATATACGCTCCAAGCGCTTCCATAAAAGAAGTACGTAAGATAATCGATGACATTGGCAAAGTCGCTTTTATTAGGACCGGGGCTACAGAAGACAGCATGGGTACACGTTATGTCAACTCTCCATTGCGACAACAGTTGCACTTAATGACCAAATACCAAGACCGCTTTGAGGGTCCCGATTTTCTGAACGCCATATTCTTCAACATCAGTGACATGGGTCCTTTCATCTTCCAGAACTGGCGCAGAGTTATTCACGATTTCCTCACGCGCGGAAACCTGACCCTTTGGAGGTTGGTCAGCACACGTTTCATATTTGGATTACTCGCCACGGGTGAGGCCTACAGTCTTTACAATGAAGCTGAACACACGTACTTGTTACCGCCCTACGCGATGATGCTTCCACTGTACGACATTAACGTCATGAGTGCAGTCAAGTACGCTGCCTTAGGATCAGTCATCGCCTCGGCGGCAATCGCTATGACCGGGTCTTCCAACAGGAGCAGAGGCTCAGTCAGAAATCAATCTCTTGACGAGCACACGAACAAACAAGTGCGTGATGCGGAAGCTGCGCTAGAGATAGCCTGGGAAGCGTATAGGAAGGCAACGGAATATGCTGAGGATGTTCGATTTCGTCATCTGCCACACTTGTCGTCCGACGCAATGTTTTTTGTCGCTACGTGTTATACTCTGTGTGGCCAGCCTTCTGACACTTACCCAGCATTGCGATGCAACGAGCCCTTGAAACATCGACCTCAGTTCACTCGAACTTTTTCTTGTAATGATGTCCAGAACATGTGA
- the LOC135384128 gene encoding endothelin-converting enzyme-like 1: MADSPTLSRPHLRPPRKTRLTKFAINTLYALSPPSSSSPELSRQRKFKRIIIFSIPVLLLLGAVTYFVIKHVDDQKNYLLCDSQACSAFEVMLSRTISDHLDPCDNFYAFVCDGWNRAQLKSVYRSHLDYFLALLNENLQENVPRYGQNSHEKAAAFFQACRMAARNNRGDTQSFRNILSESHVDWPSISEKADVLLSLVRIFRILRITNLLNIENSGNALVIHGGGAEASNYKKRAAVIENSGRYQWYYETFQNATKSTRTREESMLPYSEFFQIEVATLGNLTNYTRNSSTNPPKNLHELANLTNEISYERWLRLVTRELVLPADTPVFISQDDCDYLRAFSGLLKIMEEKYLHYEVGWIMVQQCAPFINSEVLGAYVGDVDPSDAGRRGDLQNRNLCFQLTETYMGWSIYAKFSEMYVPSPSMKEVREIIDDIGKVAFIRTGAAEDSMGAGYANSPLREQLHLMTKYQDRFQDPDVLNATFINISDMGPFTFQNWRRVVHDFHTRGNLTLWKLVRTHFISGLLVTSDAYNFYNEAEDMYLLPPHAMVLPLYDIKVLSAVKYAALGSVIASAAIAMTGPSNRGRDSGRNESLDEHTNNQVRDAAAALEIVWEAYRNATEYAGDVRLRHLSHLSSDAIFFVATCYILCGQPADTYPALRCNEPLKHRPEFAGAFSCSDVTFTDPEFKPRDLRHL, translated from the coding sequence GACTCGCCGACGTTGAGTCGTCCTCATCTGAGACCACCTCGCAAGACGCGTCTCACGAAATTCGCAATCAACACCCTGTACGCGCTGTCACCACCTTCATCGTCAAGCCCAGAACTTTCCCGCCAACGGAAGTTCAAACGCATCATCATCTTTTCCATCCCAGTACTTCTGTTGCTCGGAGCAGTAACCTATTTTGTCATCAAACACGTCGACGACCAGAAAAACTACCTACTCTGCGATTCGCAAGCTTGTAGCGCGTTCGAAGTAATGCTCAGTAGGACCATCAGCGACCATCTTGATCCGTGCGACAACTTCTACGCTTTCGTCTGCGACGGCTGGAATAGGGCTCAGCTGAAGTCTGTCTACCGAAGCCACTTGGACTATTTTCTGGCGTTGCTGAACGAGAACCTCCAGGAAAATGTCCCTCGTTATGGACAAAATTCACACGAAAAGGCGGCAGCATTCTTTCAAGCGTGCAGAATGGCTGCACGCAACAATCGTGGAGATACGCAGAGCTTCAGAAATATTCTCTCTGAGAGCCACGTGGACTGGCCCAGCATCTCTGAGAAGGCGGACGTGCTCTTGTCGTTGGTCAGAATTTTCAGGATCCTTAGGATAACGAACCTTTTGAATATTGAAAACAGTGGAAATGCATTGGTCATTCATGGCGGTGGAGCAGAAGCTTCCAACTACAAGAAGAGGGCAGCCGTAATTGAGAACTCAGGAAGATACCAATGGTACTACGAGACATTTCAAAATGCAACAAAAAGTACACGCACGAGGGAAGAATCCATGCTTCCATATTCCGAGTTTTTCCAAATCGAAGTTGCAACACTCGGCAATCTCACAAACTATACCAGGAACAGTAGCACGAACCCACCGAAGAACTTGCATGAGCTGGCAAACCTGACAAATGAAATTTCTTACGAACGTTGGTTAAGACTCGTGACACGGGAGCTTGTCCTCCCTGCAGATACCCCAGTATTTATCAGCCAGGATGACTGCGATTACCTCCGGGCGTTCAGCGGACTTTTGAAGATCATGGAAGAGAAGTACCTTCACTACGAAGTAGGCTGGATTATGGTTCAACAGTGTGCTCCCTTCATCAATAGCGAAGTTCTGGGCGCCTATGTCGGTGACGTTGACCCATCCGACGCAGGAAGACGTGGAGATCTACAAAACCGTAACCTCTGTTTCCAACTCACTGAAACCTACATGGGGTGGTCGATCTATGCAAAATTTTCTGAGATGTACGTTCCAAGCCCCTCCATGAAAGAAGTACGTGAGATAATCGACGACATTGGCAAAGTCGCTTTTATTAGGACCGGGGCTGCAGAAGACAGCATGGGTGCAGGTTATGCCAACTCTCCATTGCGAGAACAGTTGCACTTAATGACCAAATACCAAGACCGCTTTCAGGATCCCGATGTTCTGAACGCCACATTCATCAACATCAGTGACATGGGTCCCTTCACCTTCCAGAACTGGCGCAGAGTTGTTCACGATTTCCATACGCGCGGAAATCTGACCCTTTGGAAGTTGGTCAGAACACATTTCATTTCTGGTCTACTCGTCACGAGTGACGCCTACAATTTCTACAATGAAGCTGAAGACATGTACTTGCTACCGCCCCACGCGATGGTGCTTCCACTGTACGATATTAAGGTCCTGAGCGCAGTCAAGTACGCTGCCTTAGGATCAGTCATCGCCTCGGCGGCAATCGCTATGACTGGGCCTTCCAACAGGGGCAGAGATTCTGGCAGAAATGAATCCCTTGACGAGCACACGAACAACCAAGTGCGTGATGCGGCAGCTGCGCTAGAGATAGTCTGGGAGGCCTATAGGAATGCTACGGAATATGCTGGGGACGTTCGACTTCGTCATCTGTCGCACTTGTCGTCCGACGCCATCTTTTTTGTGGCTACGTGTTATATTCTGTGCGGCCAGCCTGCGGACACCTACCCAGCATTGCGATGCAACGAGCCCTTGAAACATCGACCTGAGTTCGCGGGAGCTTTCTCTTGCAGTGACGTCACTTTTACTGATCCTGAGTTCAAGCCTCGCGATTTACGTCACCTGTAG